From the Roseibium salinum genome, one window contains:
- a CDS encoding TerC family protein has translation MLAWVTDPQIWASLVTLTVMEIVLGIDNIVFISVIVSRLPAAMANRARQIGLALALVFRIILLSLLAWLIGLTAPLFALGDHAFSWRDAILIAGGLFLLVKATHEIHKGIEGDEEGDQKGDLRKSFAAVIAQIIVIDLVFSVDSIITAIGMAEHVEVMVAAVVIAMIVMYVASGPVANFIKEHPTTKMLALSFLLLIGVALIADGLGFHIPRGYIYFAMAFSAGVEIINVLAKGKRTKAKRT, from the coding sequence ATGCTGGCTTGGGTAACGGATCCGCAGATCTGGGCAAGTCTCGTGACCTTGACGGTCATGGAGATCGTGCTCGGGATCGACAATATCGTCTTCATTTCGGTCATCGTCTCGCGCCTTCCGGCCGCCATGGCAAACCGGGCAAGGCAAATCGGGCTGGCGCTGGCTCTGGTGTTCAGAATAATCCTGCTCTCCCTCCTGGCATGGCTGATCGGGCTGACCGCGCCGCTGTTCGCACTTGGGGACCATGCATTCTCCTGGCGCGACGCAATCCTGATCGCCGGCGGTCTGTTTCTGCTCGTCAAGGCAACGCACGAAATCCACAAGGGGATCGAAGGCGACGAGGAAGGCGATCAGAAGGGCGATCTCAGGAAGAGTTTTGCGGCCGTAATCGCCCAGATTATCGTCATCGACCTCGTGTTTTCGGTCGATTCCATCATCACCGCCATCGGCATGGCCGAACATGTCGAGGTCATGGTCGCAGCCGTCGTCATTGCGATGATCGTGATGTATGTCGCCTCCGGCCCGGTCGCGAACTTCATCAAGGAACACCCGACCACCAAGATGCTGGCCTTGTCCTTCCTGCTTCTGATCGGCGTTGCGCTCATTGCGGACGGTCTGGGATTCCATATCCCGCGCGGCTACATCTATTTTGCCATGGCCTTTTCGGCGGGCGTTGAAATCATTAATGTTCTTGCCAAGGGCAAGCGCACAAAGGCAAAGCGCACCTAG
- a CDS encoding CDP-alcohol phosphatidyltransferase family protein — protein MTDITPGKEAPEPALFLIHILTASGAPIALVALLAGAQGKWAEMFAWLGLAFVVDGIDGPLARRFNIAERLPRWSGASLDFVIDYATYVFLPAFALSGSLMLSHPWNWICGGLVVFTGALYFADNGMKTPDGSFKGFPAGWNMAIFGLMVLSPSEGFTIAFVLLCCALTFAPVRFVHPVRVRRWRIITLPVTLIWIGLAGLAILNGMSLNGLSAMIFTAASLYLFSVSAVQQLLDRVD, from the coding sequence GTGACAGACATTACGCCAGGCAAAGAGGCGCCGGAACCTGCTCTGTTTCTGATCCATATCCTGACAGCGTCCGGAGCACCCATTGCCCTGGTTGCCCTTCTGGCGGGCGCCCAGGGAAAATGGGCGGAGATGTTTGCCTGGCTCGGACTGGCATTCGTGGTGGACGGCATCGATGGACCGTTGGCCCGCCGCTTCAATATTGCCGAACGGCTGCCCCGCTGGTCCGGAGCGTCCCTGGATTTTGTCATCGACTACGCGACCTACGTTTTCCTTCCGGCCTTCGCTCTTTCCGGGAGCCTGATGCTCTCGCATCCCTGGAACTGGATCTGCGGCGGGCTCGTCGTCTTTACCGGAGCGCTCTATTTCGCCGACAATGGCATGAAGACCCCGGATGGTTCCTTCAAGGGCTTTCCCGCCGGCTGGAACATGGCCATTTTCGGCCTGATGGTCCTCTCGCCTTCAGAGGGCTTTACCATTGCATTCGTTCTGTTGTGTTGTGCCTTGACGTTCGCACCCGTGCGTTTCGTCCATCCAGTCCGCGTTCGCCGCTGGCGGATCATCACCCTGCCGGTCACCTTGATATGGATCGGACTGGCCGGGCTCGCCATCCTCAACGGCATGTCATTGAACGGTCTTTCGGCGATGATATTCACAGCGGCGAGTTTGTATCTGTTTTCTGTTTCCGCGGTTCAGCAACTCCTCGACCGCGTCGACTAA
- a CDS encoding DUF2182 domain-containing protein: MSKINSPSPQIGYQKLIDNALHRYRSFDMSHVTSTNSPFPENPNGRGWPLVVAFVLILSLGGWAYLAAMVADMVPLMDMSEAGPWMGMFNEFNLFRGLSAEARAALAVICLPTGTTFGMPDPAMTFTDLGKIFLMWAMMAMAMMLPTATPMLRSYSAETERPGEAGFSSALPVVFAALGYLAVWLGYALVASLAQFLLTKIGALTDMMAPASLALTTTVLFAAGLYQFTPAKRACLQRCWYPRWVFAGETKDGALAAGFREGLVQGRVCLGCCWAVMTVMFAVGLMNILWIALLGAVMALEKTFPSRVFPVAIGIVLIAWAGLLAATVLLTGFST, encoded by the coding sequence ATGAGCAAGATCAATTCGCCGTCCCCGCAAATCGGCTATCAGAAGCTTATCGACAATGCGTTGCACAGATACCGGTCCTTCGACATGTCACATGTGACCAGCACAAATTCTCCTTTCCCGGAGAACCCCAATGGCCGGGGATGGCCTCTTGTGGTCGCGTTTGTCCTGATCCTCAGTCTCGGTGGGTGGGCCTACCTTGCCGCAATGGTCGCGGACATGGTCCCGCTCATGGACATGAGCGAAGCCGGGCCCTGGATGGGGATGTTCAACGAGTTCAACCTCTTCAGAGGCTTGTCGGCAGAAGCGCGCGCAGCGCTCGCCGTCATCTGCCTGCCGACCGGCACCACGTTCGGCATGCCGGATCCGGCGATGACCTTCACCGATCTGGGCAAGATATTCCTGATGTGGGCCATGATGGCCATGGCCATGATGCTGCCGACGGCCACACCGATGCTGCGAAGCTATTCGGCCGAAACGGAGCGGCCGGGCGAGGCGGGTTTCTCCTCGGCCCTGCCGGTCGTCTTTGCCGCTCTCGGCTACCTGGCGGTCTGGCTGGGCTATGCGCTTGTCGCAAGCCTTGCGCAATTTCTGCTGACCAAAATCGGCGCCCTGACGGACATGATGGCACCAGCAAGCCTGGCGTTGACCACCACGGTGTTGTTCGCGGCCGGGCTGTATCAGTTTACACCGGCCAAGCGGGCCTGCCTGCAGCGGTGTTGGTATCCCCGCTGGGTCTTTGCCGGTGAGACGAAGGACGGGGCTCTCGCCGCGGGGTTCCGGGAAGGGCTGGTGCAGGGCCGGGTGTGTCTCGGCTGCTGCTGGGCCGTGATGACGGTGATGTTCGCCGTCGGGCTGATGAACATCCTCTGGATCGCTCTGCTCGGCGCGGTCATGGCTCTCGAAAAGACATTTCCAAGCCGCGTCTTTCCAGTAGCGATCGGAATTGTGCTGATTGCCTGGGCCGGACTGCTGGCGGCGACGGTTCTATTGACGGGGTTTTCGACCTGA
- a CDS encoding UbiH/UbiF family hydroxylase — protein MPGKKQTDFFDVAVVGGGPSGRITALTLAKRGLSCVLVAPAAPRPDGRTTALWQKSISLLDEIGVWQSIRDNAAQLKKMRMIDDTGRLIHAPEVVFDSSELELEEFGFNILNNDLNAVLEERCAAQKNLTVVPGLVSSAAFGREHAVLTTANDKTIKARLVVAADGRNSLLRETVGIDVKRWSYPQVAVVLNLEHRLPHHNVSTEFHTPTGPFTLVPLPGRQSSLVCVETAEGAQRLLTMSTSELELELERRAHSILGWFKLASKAQSFPLAGLTATRLTADRLALVGETAHVFPPIGAQGLNLSLRDISDLGNVLSKALARNQDIGSSAVLAGYETRRRSDIRSRTNAVDALNRSLLTGFLPVQLARGAGMYFAGKVGPLRRLLMREGMAPGAGFELFR, from the coding sequence ATGCCAGGGAAAAAACAGACCGACTTCTTTGATGTCGCCGTTGTCGGTGGCGGTCCGTCCGGCCGTATCACCGCACTGACGCTGGCCAAACGGGGACTTTCCTGTGTGCTTGTCGCTCCGGCGGCCCCGCGCCCGGACGGCAGGACGACCGCGCTGTGGCAGAAGTCGATCTCGCTGCTAGACGAAATCGGTGTCTGGCAGAGCATCAGGGACAACGCGGCTCAGCTCAAGAAAATGCGGATGATCGATGATACCGGTCGGCTGATCCATGCCCCGGAAGTGGTCTTCGACAGTTCCGAGCTTGAGTTGGAAGAGTTCGGTTTCAATATCTTAAACAACGATCTTAATGCGGTTCTCGAAGAAAGATGTGCCGCGCAGAAAAATCTGACGGTTGTTCCCGGCCTTGTCAGTTCGGCCGCGTTCGGCAGAGAGCATGCCGTTCTGACGACCGCCAATGATAAAACGATCAAGGCCCGGCTCGTCGTGGCAGCGGACGGGCGGAATTCCCTGCTCCGCGAGACAGTCGGGATCGACGTAAAGCGGTGGTCCTATCCTCAGGTGGCCGTGGTGCTCAATCTCGAGCACCGGCTTCCGCACCACAATGTGTCAACCGAGTTCCATACCCCCACTGGTCCATTCACTCTTGTGCCCCTGCCCGGCCGTCAGTCGTCGCTCGTTTGTGTCGAAACCGCCGAGGGCGCTCAACGTCTTCTGACAATGAGCACCTCTGAACTGGAGCTGGAACTGGAGCGGCGCGCGCATTCCATTCTTGGATGGTTCAAGCTTGCGTCCAAAGCGCAGAGTTTTCCTCTCGCCGGTCTCACGGCAACCAGGCTCACGGCAGACCGCCTGGCGCTCGTCGGCGAAACCGCACATGTCTTTCCGCCGATCGGCGCACAGGGGCTCAATCTCTCCCTGCGCGATATCTCGGATCTCGGCAATGTCCTCTCAAAGGCACTTGCCAGGAACCAGGACATCGGCAGCAGTGCCGTCCTGGCAGGCTATGAGACCAGGCGCAGGAGCGATATCCGCTCCAGGACAAACGCGGTCGATGCGCTCAACCGGTCTCTGCTGACCGGTTTCCTGCCGGTACAGTTGGCCCGTGGTGCAGGCATGTATTTCGCGGGCAAAGTCGGGCCGTTGCGCAGGCTGCTCATGCGCGAAGGAATGGCACCGGGTGCCGGGTTCGAGCTTTTCCGGTAG
- a CDS encoding DUF1801 domain-containing protein: MTFSTSVLAVLDSYPGEVRQALLRLRDLIHDTAGQNREIGQLEEALKWGQPSFLTVKPQTGTAIRIDRDNSGQGDFALYVNCQTSLVSEWQAMFPHLTYGSNRSVHFTLEEPLPEDELRQMITMALTYRSKKRKPAAKRRSHP, translated from the coding sequence ATGACATTCTCGACCAGCGTTTTGGCGGTTCTCGACAGCTATCCCGGTGAGGTGAGGCAGGCGCTACTGCGCCTGCGTGACCTGATCCACGACACGGCTGGCCAGAACCGCGAGATCGGCCAACTTGAAGAGGCCCTGAAATGGGGCCAGCCAAGCTTTCTGACGGTGAAGCCGCAGACGGGTACGGCCATTCGCATCGATCGGGACAATTCCGGCCAGGGCGATTTCGCCCTCTATGTGAATTGCCAAACGTCGCTCGTCTCCGAATGGCAGGCCATGTTTCCGCACCTGACCTATGGCAGCAACCGCAGCGTCCATTTCACGCTTGAAGAGCCATTGCCGGAGGATGAACTTCGTCAAATGATCACGATGGCGCTCACCTATCGCTCAAAGAAGCGAAAGCCGGCAGCGAAAAGGCGCTCTCACCCGTAA
- a CDS encoding AEC family transporter, which produces MQDVITLALPFFGLILLGFGAGKLRHLPESGLSWMNFFVIYLALPALFFRLLSETPFEQLANITFVGATTFTTYIVFAISFCIGVVATRGSIGESTILGIAGAYSNVGYMGPGLTLAVLGEQATVPTALILAFDNALMFILAPLLMALAGTENEPISSTLKQIVLRIFTHPFILATIAGVLAAALELRPPQAIDTLLRYLSNAAAPCALFAMGVSIALRPIGRIPLELPLVLAVKLLLHPILVFLLLTWIGGIEPNWIATAVLMACLPPATNVFVIAQQYGTYVQRASSFVLIGTTVSIVTVTGFIWAVTSGILPLQ; this is translated from the coding sequence ATGCAGGACGTCATCACACTGGCCCTTCCGTTTTTCGGGCTGATCCTTTTGGGATTTGGTGCGGGAAAACTCCGGCACCTGCCGGAATCCGGTCTCAGCTGGATGAATTTCTTCGTCATCTATCTGGCTCTGCCGGCGCTGTTCTTCAGGTTGCTGTCCGAAACACCGTTTGAGCAACTGGCCAACATCACGTTCGTCGGCGCTACGACATTCACGACCTATATCGTCTTTGCCATTTCCTTCTGCATCGGCGTGGTGGCAACGCGCGGCAGCATCGGCGAATCCACCATACTCGGCATTGCCGGGGCCTATTCGAATGTCGGCTATATGGGTCCGGGTCTGACGCTCGCCGTGCTTGGGGAGCAGGCGACGGTGCCGACCGCCCTGATCCTGGCCTTCGACAACGCTCTTATGTTCATCCTTGCGCCTTTGCTGATGGCGCTGGCGGGCACGGAAAACGAGCCGATTTCAAGTACACTCAAGCAGATCGTGCTGCGGATCTTCACTCATCCGTTCATTCTGGCAACGATTGCAGGCGTTCTGGCCGCGGCCCTGGAACTGCGACCGCCCCAGGCGATCGATACCCTGCTGCGGTATCTCAGCAACGCTGCTGCACCCTGCGCCCTGTTTGCCATGGGGGTAAGCATCGCTCTTCGCCCGATCGGGCGCATCCCGTTGGAACTCCCCCTGGTGCTGGCGGTCAAGCTGCTGCTGCACCCGATCCTGGTATTCCTTCTGCTCACGTGGATTGGCGGTATCGAGCCGAACTGGATCGCGACAGCCGTGCTGATGGCCTGCCTGCCTCCGGCAACCAACGTCTTCGTCATCGCGCAGCAATACGGGACCTATGTTCAGCGCGCGTCCAGTTTCGTACTGATCGGAACGACGGTCTCCATCGTCACCGTCACGGGTTTCATATGGGCCGTGACAAGCGGTATCCTTCCTCTCCAGTGA
- a CDS encoding lysophospholipid acyltransferase family protein, with translation MAIWLFRLIPVDVASFVMGAFWRRLAPFNPRHKRALKHLKQAFPDMSADEREAIVRGMWQNLGRVAAETFHIDRLLQQDDRFEIDPDEITAQVLYEGRACVFVSFHSANWELCVQPAVREGVEITGVYQALRNPEADKALRQLRQTLYKGGLLSKSHQTARKIVSTVKNGGVVAMMGDLRETRGVQVPFFGRMAYATPVPASLARTCNVPIILGRVIRKEGVKFRVEGRAISVPVTDDRQADIQAATAQMHEVFESWIREHPEQWMWIHKKWASPGKSSSIKQARRASATNAVDRES, from the coding sequence GTGGCTATCTGGTTGTTCCGGTTGATTCCGGTCGATGTCGCCTCCTTTGTGATGGGTGCGTTCTGGCGACGGCTGGCTCCGTTCAATCCAAGGCATAAAAGGGCGCTCAAGCATCTGAAACAGGCGTTTCCGGACATGAGCGCCGATGAGCGGGAAGCCATTGTCAGGGGCATGTGGCAGAACCTCGGACGCGTCGCCGCCGAGACATTCCACATCGACCGACTGCTTCAGCAGGATGACCGCTTCGAGATCGATCCCGACGAAATCACGGCTCAGGTTCTTTATGAAGGCAGAGCCTGCGTTTTCGTATCCTTCCACAGCGCGAACTGGGAGCTGTGCGTCCAGCCGGCGGTTCGGGAGGGTGTCGAGATCACGGGGGTCTACCAGGCGCTTCGCAATCCGGAAGCGGACAAGGCTCTGAGACAATTGCGGCAGACGCTCTACAAGGGCGGGTTGCTTTCAAAGAGCCACCAGACCGCAAGGAAAATCGTCAGCACGGTGAAAAACGGGGGCGTGGTGGCCATGATGGGCGATCTGCGGGAAACCCGGGGCGTCCAGGTGCCGTTTTTCGGCCGGATGGCGTATGCTACACCGGTCCCGGCTTCGCTCGCACGAACCTGTAACGTTCCCATTATCCTTGGACGCGTCATCCGGAAGGAGGGCGTCAAATTCCGGGTCGAGGGCCGCGCAATTTCCGTGCCCGTTACCGATGACCGGCAGGCCGATATTCAGGCGGCCACAGCCCAGATGCATGAAGTCTTTGAAAGCTGGATCCGCGAACATCCGGAACAATGGATGTGGATCCACAAGAAATGGGCTTCTCCCGGCAAATCTTCGTCGATCAAACAGGCCCGCCGGGCCTCCGCCACGAACGCAGTCGATCGCGAGAGCTGA
- a CDS encoding HpcH/HpaI aldolase/citrate lyase family protein: MKTPSAFYKPLAIGAPEPYRELPVSLERMIHFVPPHIEKMRAKVPELITKVDVVLGNLEDAIPADAKTDARNGFIQMARENEFGSTGLWTRVNCLNSPWFFDDILEIVPAVGDKLDVIMLPKVEGPWDIHYLDQLLAQLEARAGFSRPIMIHAILETAQGVKNVEEIAAASPRMHGMSLGPADLAASRGMKTTRVGGGHPDYAVLSDNNDGGVRTAHQQDLWHYTVGKMVDACLSYGLKPFYGPFGDFSDTAACESQFRNAFLMGCLGAWSLHPTQIDIAKRVFSPEPDEVAFAKRILEAMPDGTGAVMIDGKMQDDATWKQAKVIVDLAKLVASKDRELAEVYGL; the protein is encoded by the coding sequence ATGAAAACCCCAAGCGCATTCTACAAACCGCTCGCCATCGGCGCTCCGGAGCCGTACCGCGAGCTGCCCGTGTCACTGGAGCGGATGATCCACTTCGTCCCGCCCCATATCGAGAAGATGCGCGCCAAGGTGCCGGAGCTGATCACCAAGGTCGACGTGGTGCTGGGAAATCTGGAAGACGCCATTCCAGCCGATGCCAAGACCGACGCGCGGAACGGCTTCATTCAGATGGCGCGGGAAAACGAGTTCGGGTCGACCGGGCTGTGGACCCGTGTGAATTGCCTGAACAGCCCCTGGTTTTTCGACGATATTCTGGAGATTGTACCGGCTGTCGGCGACAAGCTCGACGTCATCATGCTTCCCAAGGTCGAGGGGCCCTGGGACATTCACTATCTCGATCAATTGCTGGCGCAACTCGAAGCCCGGGCAGGCTTTTCCAGGCCGATCATGATCCATGCGATCCTCGAAACGGCCCAGGGCGTGAAGAATGTCGAGGAGATCGCGGCGGCGAGCCCGCGCATGCATGGCATGAGCCTGGGCCCTGCCGATCTGGCGGCTTCCAGAGGCATGAAGACCACCCGCGTCGGCGGCGGACATCCCGATTATGCGGTTCTGTCGGACAACAACGACGGGGGCGTGCGCACCGCCCATCAGCAGGACCTTTGGCACTATACGGTCGGCAAAATGGTGGATGCCTGCCTGTCATATGGTCTGAAGCCGTTCTACGGCCCTTTCGGAGACTTCTCCGATACGGCAGCCTGCGAAAGTCAGTTCCGCAATGCCTTCCTGATGGGGTGCCTGGGAGCGTGGTCCCTGCATCCCACCCAGATCGACATCGCCAAAAGGGTCTTTTCTCCCGAGCCGGACGAAGTCGCGTTTGCCAAAAGGATCCTCGAGGCAATGCCCGACGGGACAGGTGCCGTCATGATCGACGGGAAAATGCAGGACGACGCAACCTGGAAACAAGCAAAAGTGATTGTCGATCTGGCCAAACTCGTTGCCTCCAAGGACAGGGAACTGGCGGAGGTCTACGGTCTTTAG
- the hspQ gene encoding heat shock protein HspQ has translation MRTAKFRIGQVVRHRIYPFRGVIFDVDPTFSNTEEWWDAIPEDVRPQRDQPFYHLLAENEETEYVAYVSEQNLEPDLTGEPIRHPQVEEIFEEQTDGSYLPRSVEIH, from the coding sequence ATGCGAACGGCAAAATTCAGAATAGGCCAGGTCGTCCGGCACCGGATCTACCCTTTCCGGGGTGTTATCTTTGATGTCGACCCGACCTTCAGCAACACGGAAGAATGGTGGGACGCGATCCCCGAGGACGTGCGCCCGCAGCGTGACCAGCCTTTTTACCATCTCCTCGCCGAAAACGAGGAGACGGAATACGTTGCATATGTCAGTGAACAGAACCTGGAACCGGATCTGACCGGAGAGCCGATACGTCACCCTCAAGTGGAAGAAATATTCGAGGAGCAGACGGACGGATCGTACCTGCCGCGCAGCGTGGAGATCCACTAG
- a CDS encoding invasion associated locus B family protein, with amino-acid sequence MIPPLGLRCKSATLLPKLGALPSFHGLIVLTGLAVGSGMPQNNAKVRTRTIEDVSMKSVLKRRLFGCATGALLAMSSFAGAPAIAQDQQEKSPWTKACNTNPNTQKEICFISIELRTNTGQFLSNIAIQETEGEARKKLLVAVPTGVLIQPGLRIQIDESKPVQAKYSICAPNACYAELAIDDSFINAMKQGSEIRVAPYNQQAKEIVFKMTLVGFTKVYDGEPMNLADLQKRQEELQSELQKRADEARQKLIDAQKDAQ; translated from the coding sequence TTGATTCCCCCTTTGGGCCTGCGTTGCAAATCGGCCACCCTCTTGCCCAAATTAGGTGCGTTACCATCATTTCACGGTTTGATTGTTCTAACGGGCCTTGCGGTTGGTTCCGGAATGCCTCAGAACAACGCGAAAGTTCGCACACGCACGATTGAGGACGTTTCGATGAAGAGTGTTTTGAAAAGAAGATTGTTCGGATGCGCAACAGGTGCGCTCCTTGCGATGTCTTCTTTCGCAGGTGCTCCCGCAATCGCCCAGGATCAGCAGGAAAAGAGCCCTTGGACGAAGGCGTGCAACACCAATCCGAATACGCAGAAAGAAATCTGCTTCATCTCGATTGAACTGCGCACCAACACCGGTCAGTTCCTGAGCAACATCGCCATTCAGGAAACGGAAGGCGAAGCCCGCAAGAAGCTTCTCGTTGCCGTGCCCACCGGCGTTCTGATCCAGCCGGGCCTGCGCATCCAGATCGACGAAAGCAAGCCGGTTCAGGCCAAGTACAGCATTTGTGCACCGAATGCCTGCTATGCCGAACTCGCGATTGACGACTCCTTCATCAACGCGATGAAGCAGGGCAGCGAAATTCGCGTGGCGCCCTACAACCAGCAGGCCAAGGAAATCGTCTTCAAGATGACTCTCGTCGGCTTCACCAAGGTATACGACGGCGAACCGATGAACCTCGCCGACCTGCAAAAGCGCCAGGAAGAACTGCAAAGCGAACTGCAGAAACGCGCTGACGAAGCCCGCCAGAAACTGATCGACGCACAGAAAGACGCCCAGTAG
- a CDS encoding extracellular solute-binding protein, producing MAVVAAAFCAFFAPMQAFANDEDVPWTHGISMHGSPALGPGEPLPYANPDAPKGGSITLGVQGTFDSLNSFIVQGGWTSARGMREREFGNNILESLMVRSYAEPFSLYGLLAQRVRMPESREWIEFELNPDARFSDGSPVTVEDVIFSLDVIRDKGRPPYRNWYAEIAEKEITGERRLKLVFKNGENRELPLLIALAPIYSKKHTDAENFDKSSLNPPVGSGPYTFKTIEPGRVVVYEKNPDYWAKDLPVKAGFDNFDEMRIEYFRDETTLQEAFKKGLVDALQFREPGRWATGLDFPAVKSGDVAKLEVPLGIPAATQGIAFNTRREQFSDRNVRKALRMLFDFEWVNRNLYHGLYKRTAGYWDNSELSSIGRPANDREKELLAPFPDAVDPDVMAGTWRPAEADGSGRDRKVLRAALDEFAKAGYSLKDGKLVHEDTGRRLTFEILAKNEDEEKLALAYIRSLELVGVEASVRSVDPAQFEDRRTKRDFDMVFNTWTASLSPGAEQYGRWSSEAADAEGSFNFVGAKEPAIDALIDEIVGARSREHFVDAVRAFDRVLISGAYSVPLYHVADDWVAHWKKVVPPEQHSLYGHEFDTWWSAEAE from the coding sequence ATGGCTGTTGTTGCGGCCGCTTTTTGCGCCTTTTTCGCTCCGATGCAGGCCTTTGCCAATGATGAGGACGTGCCGTGGACCCATGGAATTTCCATGCACGGCTCCCCTGCCCTCGGCCCCGGCGAACCGCTTCCCTACGCGAACCCCGACGCGCCGAAAGGCGGGTCGATTACGCTTGGCGTTCAGGGCACTTTTGACAGTTTGAATTCTTTCATCGTCCAGGGGGGCTGGACATCGGCGCGCGGCATGCGCGAGCGGGAATTCGGCAACAATATTCTGGAAAGCCTAATGGTCCGCTCCTATGCGGAACCGTTTTCCCTCTATGGTCTTCTCGCTCAACGCGTGAGAATGCCAGAAAGCCGGGAATGGATTGAATTCGAGCTCAATCCGGATGCCAGGTTCTCCGACGGCTCGCCCGTGACCGTCGAGGACGTTATCTTTTCGCTGGACGTGATCCGCGACAAGGGCCGCCCGCCCTACCGGAACTGGTATGCGGAAATCGCCGAAAAGGAGATTACCGGCGAGCGCCGTCTGAAACTGGTGTTCAAGAATGGCGAAAACCGGGAATTGCCGCTGCTGATCGCCCTGGCGCCGATCTATTCGAAGAAGCACACGGATGCGGAGAATTTCGACAAGTCGTCCCTCAACCCGCCTGTCGGCTCTGGTCCCTACACGTTCAAGACCATCGAGCCCGGACGTGTGGTGGTCTATGAGAAAAACCCGGACTATTGGGCGAAGGACCTCCCGGTAAAGGCAGGATTCGACAATTTCGACGAGATGCGGATCGAGTATTTCCGCGATGAAACCACTCTGCAGGAGGCCTTCAAGAAAGGCCTGGTCGATGCGCTGCAATTCCGCGAACCCGGGCGTTGGGCCACCGGCCTGGATTTTCCCGCGGTCAAGAGCGGAGATGTGGCCAAGCTGGAAGTGCCGCTTGGGATCCCCGCTGCTACGCAGGGCATCGCCTTCAATACGCGGCGGGAACAGTTTTCGGACAGGAACGTGCGCAAGGCCCTGCGCATGCTGTTCGATTTCGAATGGGTCAATCGCAATCTCTATCACGGCCTCTACAAGCGCACCGCCGGGTATTGGGACAATTCCGAACTCTCCTCGATCGGACGGCCGGCCAATGACCGGGAAAAGGAGCTTCTGGCGCCCTTCCCGGATGCGGTCGACCCGGATGTCATGGCCGGGACGTGGCGACCGGCAGAAGCTGACGGGTCCGGCCGCGACCGCAAGGTACTGCGCGCGGCGCTCGACGAGTTTGCGAAGGCCGGCTACAGTCTGAAGGACGGAAAGCTCGTTCACGAGGATACCGGCAGGCGCCTGACCTTCGAAATACTCGCCAAGAACGAGGACGAAGAGAAGCTGGCCTTGGCCTACATCCGCAGCCTTGAGCTTGTCGGCGTCGAGGCCTCGGTTCGGAGTGTCGATCCTGCGCAGTTCGAGGACCGCAGAACCAAGCGCGACTTCGATATGGTGTTCAACACCTGGACTGCGTCGCTCTCGCCCGGCGCGGAACAATACGGACGCTGGTCGTCCGAGGCCGCGGATGCGGAAGGCTCCTTCAATTTCGTGGGGGCAAAGGAACCTGCGATCGATGCGCTGATCGATGAAATCGTGGGCGCGCGCAGCCGTGAACATTTCGTGGATGCGGTCAGAGCTTTCGACCGCGTGCTCATATCGGGCGCCTATTCCGTTCCGCTCTACCACGTTGCGGACGACTGGGTTGCGCATTGGAAAAAGGTGGTACCGCCCGAGCAGCATTCCCTTTACGGGCATGAATTCGATACTTGGTGGTCTGCCGAGGCTGAATGA